Proteins from a genomic interval of Vreelandella profundi:
- the ampD gene encoding 1,6-anhydro-N-acetylmuramyl-L-alanine amidase AmpD, producing the protein MENQQSPSGWWQSARKVVSPNVDSRPDGEVSLLVIHAISLPPGEFSGTAIEALFTNQLAIDEHPFFASIAHLRVSAHLLIRRDGECVQFVDTDQRAWHAGRSCWWDARQAMWRRTLNDFSVGIELEGDDVTPFTKAQYLALALATRWLFSRYPQLDSGRITGHAHVAPLRKTDPGPAFDWAYFYRLLKE; encoded by the coding sequence GTGGAAAATCAACAATCCCCTAGCGGCTGGTGGCAAAGTGCACGAAAAGTCGTCTCGCCTAACGTTGATAGTCGGCCTGACGGCGAAGTGTCACTGCTAGTGATTCATGCGATAAGCCTTCCGCCGGGTGAGTTTAGCGGTACGGCGATTGAAGCGCTGTTTACCAATCAGCTGGCGATCGATGAGCATCCTTTTTTTGCGAGCATTGCCCATTTAAGAGTGTCTGCTCACCTGCTGATACGCCGCGATGGCGAGTGCGTTCAGTTTGTTGATACCGACCAGCGTGCCTGGCATGCAGGACGTTCTTGCTGGTGGGATGCGCGGCAAGCTATGTGGCGTAGGACGCTTAACGATTTCTCAGTGGGTATTGAGCTTGAAGGGGATGATGTAACACCGTTTACTAAAGCGCAGTATCTGGCGCTGGCACTGGCGACCAGGTGGTTGTTCAGCCGCTACCCACAGCTCGATAGTGGGCGTATCACCGGTCATGCGCATGTCGCGCCACTGCGCAAAACAGACCCTGGGCCCGCCTTTGACTGGGCGTATTTTTATAGGCTGCTAAAAGAATAG
- the aceE gene encoding pyruvate dehydrogenase (acetyl-transferring), homodimeric type: MSLKTREDLDPIETTEWIDSLESVLDREGEDRARYLMTRLADRLRRDGMKVPFSVTTPHRNTIPVHREAPMPGDLFMERRIRSLIRYNAIAQVIRNNRANPGLGGHIASFMSSATLYDVGFNHFFRAPKDDFAGDLIYIQGHVAPGIYARSFLEGRLSEAQMDKFRQEVDGDGLSSYPHPWLMPDYWQFPTVSMGLGPIQAIYQAHVMKYLHHRELKDMHDRKIWCFMGDGECDEPESLGAISLAGRENLDNLIFVINCNLQRLDGPVRGNSRVMDEFEGVFRGAGWNVIKVVWGRHWDPLFEKDKKGILQNRMDEAVDGEYQNYKANGGAYTREHFFGKYPETEEMVKDLSDDDIWKLNRGGHDPFKVYAAYNEAVNTSNGKPTVILAHTVKGYGMGSGDGEAENGAHQVKSMEYEALKTFRDRFGIPLTDEQLKDVPYYKPDDESPELKYMHLQRERLNGYLPSRRSDFEALEIPSLEDKTFASQMVGSKGREVSTTMSFVRILNGLVKDKKLGKYVVPIIPDEARTFGMEGMFRQLGIYTAEGQKYEPVDKGQIMFYREDQKGQILEEGITEPGAMSAWIAAATSYSNNHVTLLPFYIYYSMFGFQRIGDLAWAAGDLQARGFMVGGTAGRTTLNGEGLQHQDGHSLLQASLIPNCRSYDPTYAHEVAVIVQDGLKRMFTDKENCFYYLTVMNENYEHPVLEDVPADDIVKGMYLLRETKGDKGRVQLLGSGTILREVEAAAELLENEWGIGADIWSVTSFNELRREALLLDREAFLSPDAEALKPHVTKCLEGREGPVIASTDYMKLYADQVRAWVPGDYTVLGTDGYGRSDTREKLRYFFEVDRYFVTVAALRALADRGEIDRKLVGEALKKYGIDASKPNPLTS; this comes from the coding sequence ATGAGTCTGAAGACAAGAGAAGATCTCGATCCGATCGAAACTACGGAATGGATAGACTCCTTAGAATCGGTGTTGGATCGTGAGGGCGAAGATCGTGCCCGCTACCTAATGACCCGCCTGGCGGATCGTCTGCGCCGGGACGGGATGAAGGTACCCTTCTCGGTGACAACCCCGCACCGTAATACGATCCCGGTTCATCGCGAAGCGCCGATGCCTGGCGATTTGTTCATGGAGCGCCGTATCCGCTCCTTGATTCGTTACAACGCTATTGCGCAGGTCATTCGCAATAACCGCGCTAACCCGGGCCTGGGCGGCCATATTGCCAGCTTTATGTCATCGGCAACCCTGTATGACGTAGGCTTTAACCACTTTTTCCGCGCTCCTAAAGACGACTTCGCCGGTGACTTGATTTATATCCAGGGTCATGTGGCGCCAGGTATCTACGCCCGCTCTTTCTTAGAAGGGCGCCTGAGCGAAGCGCAGATGGACAAGTTCCGCCAGGAAGTTGATGGCGATGGCCTGTCCTCTTACCCGCACCCGTGGCTGATGCCGGACTACTGGCAGTTCCCCACGGTATCGATGGGGCTAGGGCCGATCCAGGCGATTTACCAGGCTCACGTGATGAAGTATCTGCATCATCGCGAGCTGAAAGATATGCACGACCGTAAGATCTGGTGCTTCATGGGTGACGGCGAGTGTGACGAGCCGGAATCTCTGGGCGCTATTTCGCTGGCGGGTCGTGAAAACCTCGACAACCTAATCTTCGTGATCAACTGCAACCTGCAGCGTCTTGACGGTCCTGTTCGCGGTAACTCGCGCGTCATGGATGAGTTCGAAGGCGTATTCCGTGGCGCTGGCTGGAACGTTATTAAAGTCGTTTGGGGCCGCCACTGGGATCCGCTGTTCGAGAAGGATAAAAAAGGCATCCTTCAAAATCGCATGGACGAAGCGGTCGATGGCGAGTACCAGAACTACAAAGCCAACGGCGGTGCCTACACCCGTGAGCACTTCTTTGGTAAGTATCCAGAAACCGAAGAGATGGTTAAAGATCTCTCTGACGACGATATCTGGAAGCTTAACCGTGGCGGCCATGACCCGTTCAAGGTCTATGCGGCGTATAACGAAGCGGTCAATACCTCTAACGGCAAGCCGACGGTCATTTTAGCGCATACCGTAAAAGGCTACGGCATGGGTAGCGGCGATGGTGAAGCTGAGAACGGCGCGCACCAGGTCAAGAGCATGGAATACGAAGCGCTCAAGACCTTCCGTGACCGCTTTGGCATTCCGTTGACCGACGAGCAGCTGAAAGACGTGCCTTATTACAAGCCGGATGATGAATCTCCTGAGCTTAAGTACATGCATCTTCAGCGTGAACGCTTGAATGGCTATCTGCCCAGCCGTCGCAGTGATTTCGAAGCCTTAGAAATCCCTTCGCTGGAAGATAAGACCTTTGCCTCGCAAATGGTTGGTTCGAAAGGCCGTGAAGTCTCCACCACAATGTCTTTTGTGCGGATACTCAATGGTTTGGTCAAGGATAAAAAGCTGGGCAAGTATGTTGTGCCGATTATCCCTGATGAAGCGCGTACCTTTGGTATGGAAGGCATGTTCCGTCAGCTAGGTATCTATACCGCTGAAGGTCAGAAGTATGAGCCGGTCGATAAAGGCCAGATCATGTTCTACCGCGAGGATCAGAAAGGTCAGATCCTTGAGGAAGGTATTACCGAGCCGGGCGCCATGTCTGCCTGGATCGCCGCGGCAACGTCCTACAGTAATAACCATGTGACGCTATTGCCGTTCTACATCTATTACTCAATGTTTGGTTTCCAGCGTATCGGTGACCTGGCGTGGGCGGCGGGTGATCTGCAGGCGCGTGGCTTTATGGTTGGCGGCACGGCGGGGCGTACTACGCTTAACGGCGAAGGGTTACAGCACCAAGATGGCCATAGTCTGCTTCAGGCGTCGCTCATCCCTAACTGCCGTAGCTACGACCCGACCTATGCGCATGAAGTGGCGGTGATTGTTCAGGACGGTTTGAAGCGCATGTTCACCGATAAGGAGAACTGCTTCTACTACTTGACCGTGATGAACGAGAACTACGAGCACCCTGTGCTAGAAGACGTACCGGCCGACGATATCGTCAAAGGTATGTACCTGCTGCGCGAAACCAAGGGTGATAAAGGCCGCGTTCAGCTGCTTGGTTCTGGCACCATTCTGCGTGAAGTGGAAGCGGCTGCCGAGCTGCTTGAAAACGAGTGGGGCATTGGCGCCGACATCTGGAGCGTGACCAGCTTTAACGAGCTGCGTCGTGAAGCGCTGCTGCTAGATCGTGAAGCCTTCCTAAGCCCAGATGCTGAAGCGCTCAAGCCGCACGTCACGAAATGCTTGGAAGGTCGTGAAGGGCCGGTAATTGCCTCTACCGATTACATGAAGCTCTACGCTGATCAAGTGCGTGCTTGGGTACCGGGCGACTACACTGTACTAGGTACCGATGGCTACGGCCGTTCGGATACCCGTGAGAAGCTGCGTTACTTCTTCGAAGTTGACCGTTACTTCGTCACCGTTGCCGCGCTGCGCGCGTTGGCAGATCGTGGCGAGATTGATCGCAAGCTTGTCGGGGAAGCGCTGAAGAAGTATGGCATTGATGCCAGTAAGCCTAATCCGCTGACTAGCTAA